From Indicator indicator isolate 239-I01 chromosome 12, UM_Iind_1.1, whole genome shotgun sequence:
AAGGAAGTTTGTtactccagggacagcaactttAATAAAGGGGGGATCCAAATCACTCTTCCACCATCACTGCCCCTTCCCCTCAGAGTCCCAGGGCAGGCTCCCATGCCTGTCAGGCTCTTGGGGAGCAGTCCCACAGTGCTTCACCTGCCTGATTTGGGTAGCCTCAGTGCCAGCACTGCAAGCAGACCCAGTCACATTCCCCCTCGGTGGTGGGAAGttgtgcccagcagggcagggctgcagctgacaACAAACTCTTCTTCCTAAGCCTTGGGGCACACTAATTTCACATATTAAAGCAATAAATAATAATCAATTGCAGCAGTGAATTACATACTACTGCTTGCTTCAAATTTTGAAAAGTGGAGGAAATAAGAACCAGAGACTAAGCAAGAAGCCCAGGCTCAGCAGGTTCCAGTGCAAGGAAGAAAGTAAATAGATAGTGGCTCATGCCTTCCTGCAGTGCACAAAGACCAGGCCTGCAGAACTCACAGAAATTACTTTCTTCAGTCCTGGCCAAGCCACCTTTGGTAGAGtccctgctccttctccagTGCTGGACATGTGGCTGGCACAGATAGCACCAGGGCCTTGCCACAGCTGAGGCTTCTTTTCAGGGCTGTTATTTGCTTTTCAGCTGCTGCCTAAGACCTTGGCAAAGCCTCAGAGCACCACCACTCTGCCTCTCACCCAAAAGACCAAAGGGTGTGGTCTGCTAGGGTCTTTTTGGGGAGTCAGAGCAAGATAGCAGGatcaaggcagagcagagcatgtcACTCTTACCCAGCTACCACATACTAGCAGGTTCTCACAAAATGAGAGCTACAAAGCTGATTGTTCACTGCACACTTTCTTTTAAAGCACCtgctcttgccttttttttgcttggttgttgttggtttcaggttttctccccccccccccccggtaAGAGATAGAGGTTTGAACCCTGCTAAGCTTACTATGAAACACAGACTActccaccccccaaaaaataaataGCCACGAGGTACAGATGAAGTGGCAACACATCCAATGGTGGATCCAGGGCACCCACATTTATTCTGagccagctgcacagctgcttgGACACACAAGGAAACAGCAGAATCATTTTCTCCCATTGCCAAGGTGGCACCAGCAGTAACTCAGTGTTGTCTCAGGTTGTGGCCCTGGATCTTCCTTGGGAAAGGGCATGCAGAGTGGAAGGCTGGACCAGGGAAGCACTTCAGGCCAAAGCAGGGGGATCTGTTTGGCATGCAGTAACTGTATTAGACACCAAAACACCAGTCACATGGAGCAGTACCAAAGAcactccagctgctggagcagcagggctaCAGGAGCAATGACCTCAGCCAACAAGAAAAGCTGCAAAGTACTGAGTATGACAGAGCTACTTAGTGCCAAGTACCACAGAGaaaccatttgccttctgtATTGAATAAAATTGAAGTGCAGTTACAATGGCAGTAGTAACACTTAACAGACTGAAAATACATCCTGTGCTCCAACTCCAGGTGGCTTTTAATTGCAAACTGTCTTCAAGTACAACAAAGATTTCTGCTCTGACCCCTGTATCATTTCTAGAGTTTTGGTTTTTCAGCTGATCCATAAACAAGCACAAACCAACTCTCCTTAAGACTGCACAACAGAATCCTTTAAAATTATCTTAAGCAACAGTAATTTGTAGTCAAAAAACATGCAGCAGACCTCAACTGAGAGATTGAAGTGGCATCAAGTTCTTGAAGCAAGGGGACAGCCAGTAACTCAGGTTTAACAGCAAAATCCCACCACAAACCAGCTTCCCCCACTACGCATTATTCACTCCCTTTCCTACTTCCATATTTAATTCcagtaataaatatttcttaGACTATCTTCGAAACATAAAACCATTTTGTACCTTTTAGCTGGCCAGTAAAATTATTCTGGTGAGTCCAAACTGAGAATTTTCTTTACTTTCAAGGAAAAAGCTAAGGTTTTATGAAATCTTTGCTTTACAGAGCTGGAAATTAAGATTTCCTACCAGCTGGCACTCATGTCAAATACACTTGCAaccaaaaggaagaaattctacTTCCAACTAAAGTCAATGTCCCTTTGACTAAAAGGATGCAGAACTGGAAGCATCATTTCAAAGCCCTGACACTCCTTTTTCCTACAAGTTGAAGAAGTTCAAAAGAAGGAAGTACTAAAAGTACCTTGAAGAAACACAGATGCTCCAACTAAGATAATCAACAACCCTCTGCAgtttcagcaggagcagctacACAATGCAGGTGATGtcctcccagccctgtgcaTTCCCCTTCTCTCTGTGGATGTACTGAAATAAAGTCCAGCATGAGAGAGCACTCAGGTTTCTGCAGCCCTTTCTCTTAGGGGCCTGCACCACCACACTAGCTCAAGTCCAAAGTTAAACTCTTTAAATGCCATTTCAAAAAGGAAACCCAAAAGCTAGAGGTGTGCTAActtgcagagctggagcaagCCATGCAGCCTCAGGGGCACTACATGCACACTAGCTAGAAGACTACCTCCTCTGTACACACCCACACCTACTGCAGGTTTGCTGTTTGGTGGCAAGAACTGAACCTATGGTCAGTCTAAAAACACACCACGAATCACTTCTAAGCCTTCAAATGACTTTCATTTCATACAGATTTTATCAatcttgggtttgtgttttatgGTTTAACACAAAGCTGCAGTAATGggctagagaaaagaaggcttctcAAAACAGTCACATCTGTTTTATAGCTACTCTCTTCTGCCTAGCCCATCCCAAAGTTAGCCTGAAAAACAGTAAAATCTACACAAGGTTTTATTGCAATCATACAGGGGAATACATCAAGGGTCAAATACAACAAATACTATGATGCAATTTTACATTTATTAAACTACAGTTCCAAGCACAAATTTACACATTCTAAATACACTAAACATCTAATGAAGTCACACTGCTCTCCCACTGACATTGGATAGATCTGGGCGAAAGACAATAACTTTACAGGACTTTTCTAACAGGAATCCTTAGTATAAAAACTGTGTACTTGTATGTAAACTGTTGAAGAACCCAAGTGATGGGTTTCCATCTCCACTAAGTCATCCATTTTGTTGCATATTTAAACGCTCAGGGGTTGAATGAACTTGATTTTAAATTTGGACACCATTAGCtaaccctcccacccccccaaccccccagtGAATTGTAGCTGTAGCTTGCTTTGCCTGGTCCCCATTAGctgttactatttttttttcttctttctttcaagtTTTGAAGAGAATGAATTGAATTCAAGATTGTTCCATTTTTCTTCCACACTGGAATGTTGACCAGACAAACTACAGACTTGCAACTGCAGGTCTAACTGAAGCGTTCCTGCCTGTTTAAGCTGCAGTGGAAAAGCGGTCTTCTGGGCCCAGCTGAATGCAAGAAGGCAcaaagaagaagttcttcatcaatGTGTCTGAAGCAATTGCAGCATCTTGCATCTCATCCCTGCAGCAGAAAAGGATTGAGAGCTGGAGTAAGGAGTTTTCATGTGCactttcacagcatcacagaataattgaggccagaacagacctctgagatcatcaagcccagcctatggcctaacaccaccacactgaccagaccatggcatgaagtgccacatccaatctttcctgaaacacctccaccacctccctgggcagtccattccagtgtctaattccctttccatgaggaagtgcttcctaacatccaacctaaacctcccctggtgccacttcaggccatgccctctgctcttgtcacaagttgcctgggagcagagcctgacccccaccttgctacaacttcccttcaggtagttgcagagtgtaataaggtcccccctgagtctcctcttttccacgctaatcaaccccagctccctcagcctcataTCAGAAACCAGCCCTAAATACAGCACTCTGGAAGTCTACTGCCCCCTGGATAGTTCTGCCTTAGTCTCAGCAGGAGAGAGAATCAGCAGCACAAGTGCCTGGCAAAGACTGAGACTCTGTTGGCAGGAGcacacagccctggctgcctcACTACTGGAATAGGTTACtcacctcagcaccaccacaaccaccttactgccctccctgcctgcaggagtGCACACCAGGTGCAGTTACCAGGATTAGAAAGGCTTGACAAAGAATAAAAGGCTTTACAGCTACCACTAAACTCAATCAACAGCAGGTactctgctttcctttgtcAGCTTTAAAGCAAAGCTGGTATTTGatcacagctctcagccttAGCAGAGTCAGACAACAgtaaaaaaacctaaacccaCACAACCCCAAACTAAACCAGCACTTTGTTGCATCTTCCTATATTTAGCATGGGATAGAAGTTTCTGCTGGGCTGTCAAGTGCACATTCCTGAAGCCGGTGAGCACAACCCTGCCAAGGTTGCCCTCTGCTACCAGGAGGATTTTCTTACCAGTCACTGAAAGACATCATGTAGTAAATCAGTGGCCTCTGATAGTCGTTAAAGGCAGACTGTTCACCCAGGGTCCCAGAACCCATGTTATCAAAGATCAGCCAATCTCCAACGCTCAACTCAGGAAGAAGACAGTTTTCCACAATTTGATCAAGCTCATCACAGGATGGACCCCAAAGGCTGCTTGCAAACAGAGGCTCATCTTCCTTGTATTTCTAGGTGGAAATGATCCAAGGAATTCAGGTTTCAGTTTATCGAATGCCACCATTTTCAAatacacagaaggaaaactttGTATCTAGTTGTATATTTAACACTTCATTTGTATATTACAAATGAGGACTTTGGAGAACAGAGAAGGACTCACCTTGTGAACCTCTGGGATAGCATTCAGTTTCTCAGACAATTTACTTGCAAACGAACCATAAACGCCATCATTTATGTAATATGTAAATACTGGTTCATCATCACTCCTGGTCTGCTCCACTGCAAGCAAAAACAGAACTTGTCTTGCATGCATTTGTTGTCATAAGGAGTTCTTTTACACCCTAAGTGAACTGCTTTCTCCTGACAAGGGGGTTCCATATGCACTGGAAAGGGAGAATGAAGAGCAGAGTAACCTCTGAGACCAGATTGTAAACCAAGCTATAAtaacagggaggttgtggatgcctccttccttggggtgctcaaggccaggctggatgaggccttgagcagctgagtctagttgagaagtgtccctgctaatggcagggaggttggagtagatgagctctgaggtcccttccaatctaagccattctgtgattctaaagcaTCAGGCTTAACAGAATTAATGCTTTCAGTAATAACCACTGTTGAGAATAAAAATCCAATTTCTACTTCAGCAGAGAAGCAACTAGCTCTAAGCTGGATCTGTGTCCTTCTGTAAAGCACCCAGTGCAGCTTTAACCACTGAGAAGTCAAAGCTAGTAAGAAGTGACAACTGTTACAAAGGAAGAGAGATACACAGATGACATCTGGTCAGAAGCCAAAGGGCAGATGAAGGTGCAAGCATAAGTAGTCCATCCTGCCTGAAAGCAGGCAGTGAGCTGCACTGGTTCACAACACCCAAGAGACAAGCACAGCCCTTACCTCCAGAAGGAAGAAGCTTATCACACTCAACAGTCTTCTTTGCAATGATGTTAACTGCCAGCGTAAATGCAGAGGAGACATAGTAACACCCAGGCTCTGCAATCACATTGACACCAGATTCCTTAGGAAAGTAGACCTCCAGCAATGGCCTGATGAAATGATTAACCTAGGGAGTTGAAGTCAAAGGTAATACCAATGAAACTCATCTTAGGGAAGTGTCAGGTTTCATCtccaagcagcagctttcagcagtTCAAGCCAGCGCACCAAGAGCTTACTCTGTTCTGAGGTGCCCAATTTACACAACTGTTAAGGCAAAATTGGTCCTTCTGCTGAACACTGAGACCTGAGTACCACACCTCCAAGTACTACACagtccctcccctcccagccagAGTTCAAGCTGTGGCACTCAAGGCTGCAGAAGTGACATCAAAACTTGTCCAGAGCAACAATGTAATCGACACCTGAACCCAGACAAAAATCTGAGCCCTTCTGTGAGCAGTTCTGAACACTGCCCTAGTAGATTTGACACTGATGGTGAAATCTTAAGCCATAGATTTGAAGACTAACAAGCATTTTGGACAAGTTACAACAGCTGAGCTAAGAAAGAAAAGCCCCAACTGCCATTAATGACTTTTTACAGCATCACTTTCACTGTTAACAGTGCTCTGTTTGATGTGCCACCACTGCTGAAGATCCCATTTAGGCCAAATCAAAGGCTGGCCAAAAGCAAAGATAAAAGCAAGACCCTGATAGTCTTCAGTTCTAAAGCTAAGCACCAGAAACTTTTATGTAGTAGCAATATGGTTGATGATCCAAAGCATGCTAAGTAATCCTGGCCCAAACCATGCAGCAGAGTAACCAGTTGGGACAAGAGTCAACTGCCTAAACAAATGGGTTACTACTGCTAAGGTGTCACAGGACAGCAATTTAATCTGGGACATGGCTAACACAGCATTCACCCAGTgagcaggatgaaaaaaaaaaaaccaggcaTTCTCAAGGAGTGGTTACCCTAcccaggataaaaaaaaaatatcaacacAGTTCTTTGGATCACAGGCTACCACAGAACTTAGAATAGGTTTCAGCTGTCAACGTTAGCTGCACTCTGAAGGCTAAATACCTCAGATGTCTAACTCAGAACTCAACAGATTGCAAAGATGAAACTTCCAAAACATTGCATACCTCTTCCAGCTGCAGTTCTGAACCTGTGAAGCCCCCACCAATATCCAACACGTTCATATTAAAGCCAAATTCTTCCTGAAAAGCACAGGCAGAAGGTAAGTGCACAGACAACTGTACGACATTTTTTGTTGCTCCTTACTGTGTCTGTTTTGAGTATGTCTAGCAGAGTACATCTAATGAGGGAGTAATGGCATTCTAAGAGTCAACATAGCTCCATTAAGCCTAGCAGCAATAGCATTGGGATGTCAACAGAGGCTGTCTCAAGTCCCACAGCAGTATCAGCTCCCATCTGGGGCTTCTTTGTTCTGTTCAGACATTATCTGCTGAAGAGGGGAGTACATTCTGACAGAGTTTAGGAACTCATATCTGTGCAATGCAAGTCATCTCAGATGATGTTCAGAGAAGGTAGTTCTGAACTCTGCAATGTAAGAAATACACAGAGTATGTGTAAGGCTCACAAGAGCTTATCTGAAACATCTGACAAAtaccaagccaacctcatggagttcaacaaggccaagtgcaaggtcctacacaggggtcagggcaatcccaagcataaatccaggctgggtgagaagTGGAGGAGAAGGGCTTGAGCGTgccagttggtgacaaactccccaggagccagcaatggtccctggcagcccagcaggcacacagctgtgtgctgagctgcatccaaagcagggagagcagcagcacagggaggggattctgcccctctgctctgctgagaccccacctgcagcactgcctccagctctggggctcccagcagaagagagacatggagctgctagagagggtccagaggagaccacaaagatgatcagagggctggagaacctcctgtatggggacaggctgagagttggggctgttcagtctggagaagagaaggctccagggagaccttagagcagccttccaagtATCTgaaagagggctacaagaaagccaggaagggacttttcatgaggacttgtagtgataggacaagagggaatagaATGAAGTTTgaagaggacagatttagagtgaagatcaggaagaaattctttccagtgagggtggtaagacactggagcaggctgctcagtgaAGTTGTGGATTTTCCCTCCcaggaggtgttgaaggccaggttggatggggccttgagcaacctgggctagtgggaggtgttcctgcccatggcaggggggttggaattagatgatctttaatgtcccttccaatccaaaccattctatgactccaaaTTTGGATATCCCCCCCATATGATGCTTATTATGAATCTCTATGACGCTTATTATTAATCTATGATGATGATTATTATTAATCTCAGATTAACCTGCACCAAATTAGTAATTCTATCACGAGGAATGCTTAATATTTTAATACCACTTAACTGTGCTCTGCAGGATTGAGATGAATCTCAAGAAGCCTTTACCAGATGTGGGAGACTTGAATTGGAAAACAGCATCCAAGGCTACTGCCTGTCAGTGGGACAGCACCCATTCATCTTTGTGCACCATCAGGATTATAAAGTTTGCTTTAGCTCTACCGGACTTCACAATGGAGCATTTAGTCCCTTTCTAAGAGTTCCATTTCCTACATTGATGCATTTTGCAAAGAATGCAGTTGGTTTGCTGAGACAACTAGACTGGAAGGGATCCTCTGCTGTGGCAATGGGGTGTGTGCATCCATCTACTTACAGCCATGTCAAACACACAGCGAGCATCAGATATGGCATGAATGTAGGTTTGCAGTTCCTCGCAAGAGCCTGAAACATGGAATCTGAAAGAGAGAAACCCACAGTTAACACCCTGAACCCTGCAGCTTTCAGACTGTTTCACCACCTAAACCAGCAATGGAAGCAATTCATGTTCAAGTGGCTTGAGACAAGCCTGCATAATAATACAATAATTGTGCAAGAACAAGCTCAGAAGATGATTGTCTTCTGCTCCATGGGATATGTACTTGAGACTTGCCTTGCTCTTCATGCTATGAGTGTCCTACATCTTTGAGAAGTAACAACAGATTTACTGAACCTTTCTGTCATCTCTACTTCAGTGAGTGCAAATGCTAACAGTTCCTGTATACAGTATCCTCTTATCCTGCTTTGTGTTGCCTTGCCtgtgcagcctctctgctgggcTTCCAGTTTGCTGCTCAAAGCACACTATCTACTCCCTCCAGTATTTGGGAGAGAATCAGGAGAGTTGTGTCCCACTGCCACCCTGTTCTGAAGCCTCTTCACCCCAGGCCAGGTCCTAGTTTCACTGGAGGGCCAAATAGGCTGCCGAGCAGGTcatcagaagcagagaagcactGATGCCTCCCTCAAGCCCCTCTTGTTCCCTGTCTAATAGGTTTAAGTACTGCCATAATACTGGTAGTAACTGAGGTGCTACAAGCAGGAACAACATTCCCATGGGCTTCTTAAAGATCAGTATGGCCTGCTGGTTCTGGACAGATTGTACCACACCCATGTGTCACAATGTTCTCCACACTAAATCTGCCTCCACACAGCATTCCTTAAAGGAGGAAGGGTCACATTTTAAGCTTACTGGCAAAAATTTTAATCTATTTTAACACTAACTTCAAACAGATTTGCATCAAAacaattgtttttttaatccccAAATCtgacttttgttttaaatactgCCTTCATGACCCATCCTCTTAGTTTGGTTGCTTTGTTAGAAACATTCAGAAGCACATGACagaccagcagctgcaggcagacagaGCAGTGACTTGTGCATGCACTCTTCCTCCATACAGCTAAATCTTTGCAAAACTTTAAGTTAAAATACCACAGATCATCTGGAAGTTCTCAGAATGCTGGGGTTCATTCCTACCATCTCCAAGTCAAAAAACTGAGTGACATGGGATCTAGCTCTTAGAAAATTCAATCCCATATTCTTAAGTGTGTCCAAGCCTTTCCATACCATAATAGCACTTATCTGTTATGCTGTTTATTGCTGGAGAAGTACAAACTAAGTTGCCATGGAGGTTCAAGAGCACAGCTAGAAAACAGGAGAGGCTTCTAAACTTTGTTTGTTGGCTGACAGAAGGATTTCTGATACTCAATTGCCTTGATGACTGTAATATGTGCTTCATTTCACTTTTCGCTATGTTAGCACTTTGCTTGCAAGCAGAAACTCAGGATCCAAAAGTtcttagtttggggtttttttgtttgttgttttggtttggtttttgtagTTTAACTAACCCATGTAAATCAGTATCAAGACTGGGGGGAATTCTTTTGCATTCTATGTCTAGAGTACATCATACAAACATTTGCTTGGCCAGCATGGAACAATAAAGTTACTCACTTGACACCAACTACTTGGACTCCCAACTCCTTAGCACATTCCATGAGGTGCCTACAATTCTTCAGAGTGGTGCCAAACTTCATATTCAGCTCCTCATCAGCAGTAATGCCTTCTGTGGCAATGTGCAGTAAGAGCCTAAGAGAAGGGGAAGATGATTGGGGCAGTTGGTTTACATCATCAGCACATGTGAAGCCTGAAGACTGTCAGAAGTGTGTTGATTATGTTGTCAGTACTCCAGCGATGGATGAGTCAAGGGAACCTAATAAAAACAATCCTGTACAGAGAAAAAACTAGCAATTAGGGGCTAAAACATGGAGCCAACAAGGACAAGGGATTTTGAAATGCAGCAACTAAGACTCTTTTGCAGCAGCAAGAGTCTGCTGAGTGCTGTAATAAAAAAGAATGTTACCTTCTAAGAAAGTACACTCTCCCATAAAAGCAGTAAGACTGAAATATGTTTTTCCCatctctcctcctttccagcCAAGAGGAGAGCATGGAGCTTCCCCTGCAGTCATCTGCATCAAACTTGGTTAACTCAGCATCTGGAGAACAGTAGGCTGGAGCATTGAAAGCACACCCCAGCCACATCTCCCCTCCTGGCTGAGAACATGGACTGAGGATGGGGTAGAGGTGTCAGTCCCTTCCATGCCCCTTCTTACAGGGCTCTTGTGAGGCAGAGGGGAAGCAAGTATACTTCTCAGTCTTAAGCAGTGAGACAGCTTCCTCCCTCCAGCCAAAGCCTCATTCTGGGTAGGTCTGGCAAACCACGGTGCTGGTGTTGACAGTTTTCTACATTGAAGTAACATTTGAGGGGCAAAGGCATGTTCACATCAGAACCTCCAGAGGTATACCTCCAAAACTGACAAATTCAAACTGCTGTTCACCAAGAAAGTCACTCCCCCCCACAATAAAGATCCATTAGTCACAAGGGAAACTAAACAGAAATTGTTACTACACACACAGACCATACAGAGCACACTACAGTGAACCAAGATGGAGAACACAAGCAAGTGGCAGAAGCTCTGCACCCAAGGGAAATGGCTCTGTTCAAGACATGCAACAAGTGAAATTCAGCCTAGCCACTAtaaacagagaatcacagaatggtttgggttggacatgacctttaaaggtcatctagtccccaTGTCCTGCaaaaagcagggacatcttgacCTGGatgaagttgctcagagccctgtctagctcaaccttgaatgtttccagggatggagccatcTGCCacctctgggaaacctgttccagtgttctacgactctgaaaaaaattacctagtctaaatctctcctcttttagtttaaagccatcacccctagCCCTCTTTGCAAGACAACCTGCCAGAATGGTCTCCATCTTAAAGGCCCCCTTTATGTACtagaaggctgcaataaggtctccctggagctccctctcctctcctggatGAGCAACCCCATCCCTTTGTTTTCcatcacaggagaggtgttgtCCTAACTTCTAGGAGGCTAACTTCTAAAAGCTGCTACCCTAACTTCTAGAAGGCCCTTTCCAAATGCCTACAAAATGCATTGCAAGTACATTgtgaaagagcagaggaaaaaaaaagaaaaatctttagttctcacacaggttgcccagcaatCCTTGTTAACTTATACTACCTCATGCCTGAAACAGCAGCCTCTCATTTCCTGCTTCTCCACTAGCACAGACATTTCTGTTCAAGAAATCTGTAGTCAAGCAATCCTCTGTAAAGCACTTGGGAAAAAGTGCTAGACATAATAAAAAGTATTTGTCAAAAGCTGAACTCttcaaaatggaaacaaatctCAAATCCACAATACTCTAGTTTGTGACCACTTCTGAAGTCATCAAATGTTAAAGTGTACTGCTGAATTTTGATGTCAGTGTGAGTAAGGGTAGTTTTTTTACTGCAAACCACTGCAGAAAGTATAATTCTGGTATCTGGAAAACTAGCAGGTTTCTTCTTCCTGGGTTTCAGCCAGTTGGAGCAAGGCTAGAGGAcaatgtgtgtgtttggggtttctgTTTAAGGAAGCATTGATACTTAAAACAACCGTGGCTCTACTGGAGCTCCACAGACACCAATCATAGCAGTTAAACTTTGCCTGGAAAAAAGCCAAAGGtataaaagaaatgaaaaacttAAGCATTCCTTTGACTTAGCTTCTcttttttgaaaaagaaaacttgcCACTTCTGAGGTAACACTTTCAAAGGCAGAAACACCAATTATATGACGAGATCTACCTACTGCTGAATTTACAGCAGAAAGCTACAAGAATTCAGAAAAATGAATTACAGCAAAGCAGGATTTCCTCATTGCATAATTAGCTTCATCTACAGCAAGGATCCAGCAAGCACACATCAAAGGAACAAGGCTATATAAAGGCTTTGACTTTTTGAAACTATGccaaggaagagaaagcaaaaaaaaaaatccgttGTCACCTCAGCATTGAAGTTTTAATGACCCAAATAACAGAATTTTA
This genomic window contains:
- the AZIN1 gene encoding antizyme inhibitor 1 isoform X2, coding for MKFGTTLKNCRHLMECAKELGVQVVGVKFHVSGSCEELQTYIHAISDARCVFDMAEEFGFNMNVLDIGGGFTGSELQLEEVNHFIRPLLEVYFPKESGVNVIAEPGCYYVSSAFTLAVNIIAKKTVECDKLLPSGVEQTRSDDEPVFTYYINDGVYGSFASKLSEKLNAIPEVHKKYKEDEPLFASSLWGPSCDELDQIVENCLLPELSVGDWLIFDNMGSGTLGEQSAFNDYQRPLIYYMMSFSDWDEMQDAAIASDTLMKNFFFVPSCIQLGPEDRFSTAA
- the AZIN1 gene encoding antizyme inhibitor 1 isoform X1, which translates into the protein MKGFLEDANYSIGLLDEGATLADVIDNCIYEHTHTEKRAFYVGDLGKLVKKNIQWQNVMAPIKPFYPVKCNSTPGVLEILGTLGVGFACSSKSEMALVQDLGISPENIIYTNPCKQASQIKYAAKAGINIMTCDNDVELKKIARNHPNAKLLLHIATEGITADEELNMKFGTTLKNCRHLMECAKELGVQVVGVKFHVSGSCEELQTYIHAISDARCVFDMAEEFGFNMNVLDIGGGFTGSELQLEEVNHFIRPLLEVYFPKESGVNVIAEPGCYYVSSAFTLAVNIIAKKTVECDKLLPSGVEQTRSDDEPVFTYYINDGVYGSFASKLSEKLNAIPEVHKKYKEDEPLFASSLWGPSCDELDQIVENCLLPELSVGDWLIFDNMGSGTLGEQSAFNDYQRPLIYYMMSFSDWDEMQDAAIASDTLMKNFFFVPSCIQLGPEDRFSTAA